Within the Chloroflexota bacterium genome, the region CACGAGACTGCTGATGAACGAGCCAGCTACGGACTCTCCGCAGTGGGCCACCAAGTCTATCTCCAGGTATCCTGGCTCAGGTTCATTCCAATCGGAGAAGGTGCGAACCGGGATGCGACTTCCCATCTTCCTCTTCTGTCTTCGCTTCCTGCGGCTGCCGGCCTGCTCCCTGATGGGCTTGAGCAATCTGTCTATGGTGGAAGCACTGGCCGCGAACAGTCGCTGCCGCACGTCAGGGTCCAGGTCAAGATGCCCGTGTCTCTCCAGCGACTCCACCATACTCGGCAGTGCCGCCTTCAGCCTCTTACCGCATATCCTGTCCGATGCCTCCCACACTACGGTCAGCGCCTCCCTCACCGCCTCGCCGTATATCTTCCGCCCCCGGGGAACTGCCCCGGTCGATCCATTTTCACCCTGCCCAAGGAGTCTGACCGCGTGCTTGCGGTGGCAGCCCGTCATGGCTACGAACTCATCCAGCATCCGACTCTTGTCCTTCTTCGATGCCTCTCCGTACCGGCTGCGAATGGTTCCGAGCACTTCGGTCCTCGTCGCCAGGCTAATCTCTCCAGCCATCTCTTGCCTCCTCAATCTTGGTAACACCATTGTGAGGCAATGACCTTATTTCGGTAACATCGACGTGAGGCAATAGCTCGGAGTTAGGTAACGTTTTCATTGAGGCAACGCGACTTCTTCGACGTTTATCAGTGGCACTTGGACGACCGACCGGACAGGGATGGAGTGTGGGCGCTCGCGCCGCAGCGCTCAGGCCGCAGCGATCAGGCAATTGACGGAGTCAGTTCTAGTGCCTACAATCGCCGCATCAATCGAATATCTCATGTCAGCGTCACATTCAGGAGGTAGGGAGTGAAGTACGACTACATTATCATCGGCGCGGGTTCGGCGGGCGCGATCCTCGCCACGAGGCTCTCGGAAGACCCCAACGTCTCGGTGCTCTTACTGGAGGCGGGGCCGGACTACCCGGACATCGACAGCCTCCCTGAAGAGGTCAGGCACAGTTACATGTCAACCAAGAGCATCTGGGATAGCGAGCACAACTGGAAGTACACCGCCAGGGGCACATCGGAGGCAGAGCTCGAGATTCCCCGGGGCAAGGTAACCGGCGGCTCGAGCGCCATCAACGGAACGGTATTCCTGCGCGGCATTCCGGAAGACTACGATAACTGGGCGGAGTGGGGAAACGACGAATGGAACTTCCAGCAGCTCGTGCCCTACTTCAATAAGCTGGAGACGGATACCACCTACCAGGACGACCCCGGGGACTTCCACGGCTCTAGCGGGCCCATTATATGCCGCCGATTCATGCAAGAAGAATGGCGAGAAGGAAACAATGCATGGTTCGAGGCATGGCGAGACAACGGGCAACCGTACTGTGAGGATCATAACGCGCCCGGCACCACGGGCGTGGGGCCCATACCCCTGAACAACCCCAACGGCATCCGCTGGTCCACCGCCATTGGCTACTTGAGCCTTTCTCGGCATCGCCTGAACCTGACCACCAGAGGCAATGTGACGGTCAAGAGGGTACTCTTCGACACCAGCGAAGAATGTCCCAGGGCAACGGGAGTCGAAGCAGTCTCATACGAAGAGACTTTCGTAGTCGAAGCGGAAGAGATTATCCTCAGCGCGGGCGCAATCGGATCGCCCCAGTTGCTAATGCTCTCCGGCGTAGGTCCCGGCGATCACTTGAGAGAGCACGGAATAGAGACAGTGATCGATTCGCCCGGTGTCGGACAGAACCTCGCAGACCACCCACTGCTAGGCATGTTGTGGGCAACAAAGCCGGAGGTAGAGTTGGAACGCTTCATGCCCAACGGCCAACTTCTAGTGAGGTACACGGCTGAAGGTTCTCCGCTGGAGAACGACATGATTGTGTACCTGTCCGCTGCTTCGGGGATAGGGCGTAACAGGGGCGGCGGACATAAGGAGGTAGTAGGCTTGGGCGCCGGTCTCGGGTTGAACCTGGCGCACTCCAAAGGCGAACTCCGACTCCGCTCCAACGACTACAGGGACTACCCATATCTCGACTACAACCTTCTCGACCATGAGGAGGACCTGCGTAGGTACAGGGACGGTGTTCGACTGCTGGTTGGTCTTGAGAGCCACCCGGCGATGGCGAACATGATTGACAAGCGAGTCTATCCTGAAGATTCGGACTTGGAGTCGGATGAGGCGCTGGACCTGTGGATGAAGAGGTGGGTAGGGACTGGCCATCACATCTCCTGCACTGCCAAGATGGGACCCAGCTCAGACCCGATGGCGGTCGTGGACCAGTACGGCAAAGTCTATGGCGCTGAGGGCCTGCGGGTGGTGGACGCTTCGATCATGCCGGAGTGCGTGCGCGCCAACATCAATGTAACCGTCCTGATGATAGGCGAGCGCGTTGCAGACTTCATCAAGCAGGGCAAGTGAAAGAGATGGTTTCACAATTCAATTGAATCAGGGCATCAGTAGGGGCGAGCGGCATCGCGTCCCTACATAGACTGACTGCCCACCTTCTGATTGCGCCGCAACGATCGAAAACCGCATTTGTGAAATCGTCTCAGGCAAGACTGAAGTCCCCTTCCCAAAGCGTGATGCTCAGCCGGTTCTCCACTGCTCTGCGTCATCTTCGGGCTCGTATCCGATTAGCTCACGAGAGTTCGAGATGTCCCATAAGCGCCAGGTATTGTTAGATACACCGTAGAATATAGCGAACCTGACAGACTCGGGTGCGTCTATACACTTGCGAACCAACTGCACCAGGTCTCGGTGCGATAGCAGCGTGGCGAACTGCCTTGCCGCTTGTGGTTTTCCCTCGCGGTTCAGCGTTCCTATCCGAAGGCAGATGACCGACAAGCCGAAGTGGTCGGAGTAGTACCGTCCTGCGGCTTCTCCGAACGCCTTGCCTATCCCATAAGGCCCATCAGGTCGTATTGGCATATCCACCGTTACCCTTGGAAAAGTCGCCGCGTCCAGCCCGTCGTACCTGCCCGCGACGATGGATGCGTATGGCTCGTCCTCCTCGTAGTTGCCGGTCGCGTGATTTGAGCTTGCGAATATCACCCGCTTCGCCCCGACCCGTCGCGCGGCTTCCAGAGCGTTGTACGTCGAGGACAGATTGTTTCGATAGACGACATCCCACGGGCTGTCCTGGTCCGGCACGCTTGCTAGGTCTATGACGATGTCCACTTCATCGTAAGCAGGCAGTACCGCGTCAAGGTCGGAAGTGTCGGCAACCAGACTGGTGAATCCGTCCACAGGCCTCATATCCACGCCGGTTACGTTGTACGAGTCCTTTAAGCCCTTCTGGAGCAAGCCGCCTATGAGGCCAGCCGCTCCCGTTATCAGTACGTTTTGCTTGTCAGCCATAAATTTCTCCCATGAATCTGTAATCAACCCAAATCAGTCCACCGTGCGCGAGGTATAACTCAACTACGAGTGCGGCAACTCACAGGATTACTGGGCATTAGTGATTCATTTAGGCTTTGCAATGAACTCGCGCGCCAGTGGTTACTATAGCAGACGATTCCTGAACTGAACCACCAATGCGCCAGATAGAAAAAGTAGTGTCCTTTAATGTGGTGTAACAGAGTAGGTGGACTGGAAAAAATGAAGCCACCGCGTCATCCTTTACGAAGTAAGAGATCGATGCAAGGAGGACGACGATGGCAAGAGAGAGTATGGACGTTTTGGAGTTGCTGCGCAAGAGAGGTATGGACGTAGACGTAGACTCTCTGCGTGAGGCGCTTGCGGTTCTGGTCGAAGGGATAATGGATGCCGAGGCGTCGGTGAAGGGTGAAGGCGGGAGCAGGATACGGCGAGCGTAGTCCCAACCGGGTCACCCAGCGCAACGGATACCGAAGCAGGAACTGGGACACGCGAGTGGGCACGGCTGCGTATCCAGCGCAGGACGTCTTTCCGGGAGCGCTCAGGTGCATGACACCGTTGCCCTTAATTGCGGGGCTGTACGGCGATTTATCGGAGACGGATCTTCCGGAATCGGGCCCGTTACCGGGGTTTTGCTTCCTGTTTGGCGACCTGGCCAAAAATCCCTGAGTTTCGAGCTAGGCGAGTGCGCCGGCTTTATCGAGGCGCTCTTCACGCATCACGAGCGCCAGAACGCCGCCGCCATCTC harbors:
- a CDS encoding mycofactocin system GMC family oxidoreductase MftG — translated: MKYDYIIIGAGSAGAILATRLSEDPNVSVLLLEAGPDYPDIDSLPEEVRHSYMSTKSIWDSEHNWKYTARGTSEAELEIPRGKVTGGSSAINGTVFLRGIPEDYDNWAEWGNDEWNFQQLVPYFNKLETDTTYQDDPGDFHGSSGPIICRRFMQEEWREGNNAWFEAWRDNGQPYCEDHNAPGTTGVGPIPLNNPNGIRWSTAIGYLSLSRHRLNLTTRGNVTVKRVLFDTSEECPRATGVEAVSYEETFVVEAEEIILSAGAIGSPQLLMLSGVGPGDHLREHGIETVIDSPGVGQNLADHPLLGMLWATKPEVELERFMPNGQLLVRYTAEGSPLENDMIVYLSAASGIGRNRGGGHKEVVGLGAGLGLNLAHSKGELRLRSNDYRDYPYLDYNLLDHEEDLRRYRDGVRLLVGLESHPAMANMIDKRVYPEDSDLESDEALDLWMKRWVGTGHHISCTAKMGPSSDPMAVVDQYGKVYGAEGLRVVDASIMPECVRANINVTVLMIGERVADFIKQGK
- a CDS encoding NAD(P)-dependent oxidoreductase gives rise to the protein MADKQNVLITGAAGLIGGLLQKGLKDSYNVTGVDMRPVDGFTSLVADTSDLDAVLPAYDEVDIVIDLASVPDQDSPWDVVYRNNLSSTYNALEAARRVGAKRVIFASSNHATGNYEEDEPYASIVAGRYDGLDAATFPRVTVDMPIRPDGPYGIGKAFGEAAGRYYSDHFGLSVICLRIGTLNREGKPQAARQFATLLSHRDLVQLVRKCIDAPESVRFAIFYGVSNNTWRLWDISNSRELIGYEPEDDAEQWRTG